The proteins below come from a single Rosa rugosa chromosome 2, drRosRugo1.1, whole genome shotgun sequence genomic window:
- the LOC133732134 gene encoding uncharacterized protein LOC133732134 isoform X6: MKIGNFGPSLEEDGIILPVTSFSTFFKKNEEIYLQNAWPTVKSALEDYGISCALNLVEGSMTVSTTTKTRDPDIIEKAKELTELLSLSVPADEAIRILDAKMKCDFIEIGTKRGGLCVKYGIDMEQFRERWERFLGPKNTGLKTIQHLTGCSVFFHGNFTVAVIGKFEGLKMVRRIVVDCIRNKMRPSVHIRRLRMNQNEHKLTKKLFDQGGYRSIMEASVFMKTSFDFHEHISTKFVEALHQIQDSDVEAIADKFRLSTCGIILRQLMPCYLGDEAAMCCLLKIQSRGSQQGSNSMEHGRNSQFSLRLRMVTDLTKMDSLEVHVDAAETLCAITRLAPPGLATKICNPSFIQRLLQHAMEDSQRKSVLTSSLSVCISLLDREREALRTNACTGEHQPAHGSTITVNNKIVVAMLDSLGDLLKLLDVSSADNMLLTTYGKLQPPLGKHRLKIVEFISVLLSVRSQAAEKELIRIAAIQKVLDLFFKYPYNNFLHHHIENIIVSCLESKNGPLVQHLLCECDLVGKILEAEKNFTLAADSFMPTIPAKGRSPPRNGNIGHLTCISNKIIQLGNNNREIQAYLQENSVWTEWHTEVLLKRNAVENVSQWACGYVLQLHIPSQDAPPI; the protein is encoded by the exons AAATATATCTGCAAAACGCTTGGCCTACGGTGAAATCTGCTTTAGAAGACTATGGTATTTCGTGCGCACTGAATTTG GTTGAGGGTTCCATGACAgtttcaacaacaacaaagacTAGGGACCCAGATATTATTGAAAAGGCCAAGGAGCTTACTGAACTTTTGTCATTATCTGTTCCCGCAGATGAG GCAATAAGAATACTGGATGCCAAAATGAAATGTGATTTCATTGAGATTGGAACAAAGAGAGGTGGGCTATGCGTAAAATATGGGATCGACATG GAGCAATTTCGTGAACGGTGGGAACGTTTCCTAGGCCCCAAGAACACCGGCTTGAAG ACAATTCAGCATCTGACAGGCTGCAGTGTTTTCTTTCAT GGAAATTTCACTGTTGCTGTAATTGGTAAATTTGAAGGATTAAAGATGGTCAGGAGGATTGTGGTAGACTGCATTCGAAATAAAATGCGTCCTAGTGTCCATATCAGAAGGCTTCGGATGAATCAAAATGAG CACAAACTTACGAAGAAGCTATTTGATCAAGGTGGATATAGATCTATCATGGAG GCATCAGTATTCATGAAAACCTCATTTGATTTTCATGAACATATATCTACAAAGTTTGTGGAAGCACTGCATCAGATACAAGATTCAGATGTAGAGGCGATTGCAGATAAGTTCAG ACTGTCAACTTGTGGGATAATTCTAAGACAATTAATGCCTTGTTATCTGGGAGATGAAGCTGCGATGTGTTGCTtgctaaaaa TCCAAAGTCGGGGATCACAGCAAGGGTCAAATTCAATGGAACATGGGAGGAACTCTCAGTTTTCACTGAGATTGAGAATGGTGACAGACCTCACCAAAATG GATTCTCTAGAGGTGCATGTTGATGCAGCAGAAACCCTTTGTGCTATAACAAGGCTTGCTCCACCTGGACTTGCTACTAAAATCTGTAATCCGAG TTTTATACAAAGATTGCTTCAGCATGCTATGGAAGACTCTCAACGAAAATCTGTTCTCACTAGCTCATTATCGGTTTGCATCTCTTTGTTAGACCGTGAGagggaagctttgagaacaaaTGCATGTACTGGTGAACACCAGCCTGCTCATGGATCTACAATTACTGTTAATAACAAGATTGTTGTGGCCATGCTCGACAGCCTAG GTGATTTGCTGAAACTTTTAGATGTTTCATCGGCGGACAATATGTTGTTAACTACATATGGCAAGTTACAGCCACCACTTGGAAAACATCGTTTGAAGATTGTAGAGTTCATTTCAGTATTACTGTCAGTTCGTAGTCAAGCTGCTGAGAAGGAATTGATTCGTATTGCAGCAATACAAAAAGTCTTAGACTTGTTTTTTAA GTACCCATATAACAATTTTTTGCATCACCACATAGAGAACATAATCGTATCATGTTTGGAAAGCAAAAATGGGCCTCTTGTACAACATCTTCTTTGTGAATGTGATCTTGTTGGAAAAATACTTGAAGCAGAAAAGAATTTCACACTGGCCGCTGATTCATTTATGCCAACAATTCCTGCTAAGGGTAGATCCCCACCCAGGAACGGCAATATTGGACATTTGACATGTATATCCAACAAAATCATTCAACTGGGAAACAACAATAGGGAGATTCAGGCATATCTGCAG GAAAACAGTGTCTGGACTGAATGGCATACAGAAGTCCTATTAAAGCGTAATGCAGTGGAGAATGTCTCCCAGTGGGCGTGCGGGTATGTTTTGCAATTGCATATTCCGAGTCAAGATGCACCACCAATCTGA
- the LOC133732134 gene encoding uncharacterized protein LOC133732134 isoform X5, with the protein MTMGNLVEEEDHHQNNNIDQFGPFSTHFQKDTEIYLQNAWPTVKSALEDYGISCALNLVEGSMTVSTTTKTRDPDIIEKAKELTELLSLSVPADEAIRILDAKMKCDFIEIGTKRGGLCVKYGIDMEQFRERWERFLGPKNTGLKTIQHLTGCSVFFHGNFTVAVIGKFEGLKMVRRIVVDCIRNKMRPSVHIRRLRMNQNEHKLTKKLFDQGGYRSIMEASVFMKTSFDFHEHISTKFVEALHQIQDSDVEAIADKFRLSTCGIILRQLMPCYLGDEAAMCCLLKIQSRGSQQGSNSMEHGRNSQFSLRLRMVTDLTKMDSLEVHVDAAETLCAITRLAPPGLATKICNPSFIQRLLQHAMEDSQRKSVLTSSLSVCISLLDREREALRTNACTGEHQPAHGSTITVNNKIVVAMLDSLGDLLKLLDVSSADNMLLTTYGKLQPPLGKHRLKIVEFISVLLSVRSQAAEKELIRIAAIQKVLDLFFKYPYNNFLHHHIENIIVSCLESKNGPLVQHLLCECDLVGKILEAEKNFTLAADSFMPTIPAKGRSPPRNGNIGHLTCISNKIIQLGNNNREIQAYLQENSVWTEWHTEVLLKRNAVENVSQWACGYVLQLHIPSQDAPPI; encoded by the exons AAATATATCTGCAAAACGCTTGGCCTACGGTGAAATCTGCTTTAGAAGACTATGGTATTTCGTGCGCACTGAATTTG GTTGAGGGTTCCATGACAgtttcaacaacaacaaagacTAGGGACCCAGATATTATTGAAAAGGCCAAGGAGCTTACTGAACTTTTGTCATTATCTGTTCCCGCAGATGAG GCAATAAGAATACTGGATGCCAAAATGAAATGTGATTTCATTGAGATTGGAACAAAGAGAGGTGGGCTATGCGTAAAATATGGGATCGACATG GAGCAATTTCGTGAACGGTGGGAACGTTTCCTAGGCCCCAAGAACACCGGCTTGAAG ACAATTCAGCATCTGACAGGCTGCAGTGTTTTCTTTCAT GGAAATTTCACTGTTGCTGTAATTGGTAAATTTGAAGGATTAAAGATGGTCAGGAGGATTGTGGTAGACTGCATTCGAAATAAAATGCGTCCTAGTGTCCATATCAGAAGGCTTCGGATGAATCAAAATGAG CACAAACTTACGAAGAAGCTATTTGATCAAGGTGGATATAGATCTATCATGGAG GCATCAGTATTCATGAAAACCTCATTTGATTTTCATGAACATATATCTACAAAGTTTGTGGAAGCACTGCATCAGATACAAGATTCAGATGTAGAGGCGATTGCAGATAAGTTCAG ACTGTCAACTTGTGGGATAATTCTAAGACAATTAATGCCTTGTTATCTGGGAGATGAAGCTGCGATGTGTTGCTtgctaaaaa TCCAAAGTCGGGGATCACAGCAAGGGTCAAATTCAATGGAACATGGGAGGAACTCTCAGTTTTCACTGAGATTGAGAATGGTGACAGACCTCACCAAAATG GATTCTCTAGAGGTGCATGTTGATGCAGCAGAAACCCTTTGTGCTATAACAAGGCTTGCTCCACCTGGACTTGCTACTAAAATCTGTAATCCGAG TTTTATACAAAGATTGCTTCAGCATGCTATGGAAGACTCTCAACGAAAATCTGTTCTCACTAGCTCATTATCGGTTTGCATCTCTTTGTTAGACCGTGAGagggaagctttgagaacaaaTGCATGTACTGGTGAACACCAGCCTGCTCATGGATCTACAATTACTGTTAATAACAAGATTGTTGTGGCCATGCTCGACAGCCTAG GTGATTTGCTGAAACTTTTAGATGTTTCATCGGCGGACAATATGTTGTTAACTACATATGGCAAGTTACAGCCACCACTTGGAAAACATCGTTTGAAGATTGTAGAGTTCATTTCAGTATTACTGTCAGTTCGTAGTCAAGCTGCTGAGAAGGAATTGATTCGTATTGCAGCAATACAAAAAGTCTTAGACTTGTTTTTTAA GTACCCATATAACAATTTTTTGCATCACCACATAGAGAACATAATCGTATCATGTTTGGAAAGCAAAAATGGGCCTCTTGTACAACATCTTCTTTGTGAATGTGATCTTGTTGGAAAAATACTTGAAGCAGAAAAGAATTTCACACTGGCCGCTGATTCATTTATGCCAACAATTCCTGCTAAGGGTAGATCCCCACCCAGGAACGGCAATATTGGACATTTGACATGTATATCCAACAAAATCATTCAACTGGGAAACAACAATAGGGAGATTCAGGCATATCTGCAG GAAAACAGTGTCTGGACTGAATGGCATACAGAAGTCCTATTAAAGCGTAATGCAGTGGAGAATGTCTCCCAGTGGGCGTGCGGGTATGTTTTGCAATTGCATATTCCGAGTCAAGATGCACCACCAATCTGA
- the LOC133732134 gene encoding uncharacterized protein LOC133732134 isoform X3 → MAIGNIENRSAELQDKLKPLDEDMKIGNFGPSLEEDGIILPVTSFSTFFKKNEEIYLQNAWPTVKSALEDYGISCALNLVEGSMTVSTTTKTRDPDIIEKAKELTELLSLSVPADEAIRILDAKMKCDFIEIGTKRGGLCVKYGIDMEQFRERWERFLGPKNTGLKTIQHLTGCSVFFHGNFTVAVIGKFEGLKMVRRIVVDCIRNKMRPSVHIRRLRMNQNEHKLTKKLFDQGGYRSIMEASVFMKTSFDFHEHISTKFVEALHQIQDSDVEAIADKFRLSTCGIILRQLMPCYLGDEAAMCCLLKIQSRGSQQGSNSMEHGRNSQFSLRLRMVTDLTKMDSLEVHVDAAETLCAITRLAPPGLATKICNPSFIQRLLQHAMEDSQRKSVLTSSLSVCISLLDREREALRTNACTGEHQPAHGSTITVNNKIVVAMLDSLGDLLKLLDVSSADNMLLTTYGKLQPPLGKHRLKIVEFISVLLSVRSQAAEKELIRIAAIQKVLDLFFKYPYNNFLHHHIENIIVSCLESKNGPLVQHLLCECDLVGKILEAEKNFTLAADSFMPTIPAKGRSPPRNGNIGHLTCISNKIIQLGNNNREIQAYLQENSVWTEWHTEVLLKRNAVENVSQWACGYVLQLHIPSQDAPPI, encoded by the exons AAATATATCTGCAAAACGCTTGGCCTACGGTGAAATCTGCTTTAGAAGACTATGGTATTTCGTGCGCACTGAATTTG GTTGAGGGTTCCATGACAgtttcaacaacaacaaagacTAGGGACCCAGATATTATTGAAAAGGCCAAGGAGCTTACTGAACTTTTGTCATTATCTGTTCCCGCAGATGAG GCAATAAGAATACTGGATGCCAAAATGAAATGTGATTTCATTGAGATTGGAACAAAGAGAGGTGGGCTATGCGTAAAATATGGGATCGACATG GAGCAATTTCGTGAACGGTGGGAACGTTTCCTAGGCCCCAAGAACACCGGCTTGAAG ACAATTCAGCATCTGACAGGCTGCAGTGTTTTCTTTCAT GGAAATTTCACTGTTGCTGTAATTGGTAAATTTGAAGGATTAAAGATGGTCAGGAGGATTGTGGTAGACTGCATTCGAAATAAAATGCGTCCTAGTGTCCATATCAGAAGGCTTCGGATGAATCAAAATGAG CACAAACTTACGAAGAAGCTATTTGATCAAGGTGGATATAGATCTATCATGGAG GCATCAGTATTCATGAAAACCTCATTTGATTTTCATGAACATATATCTACAAAGTTTGTGGAAGCACTGCATCAGATACAAGATTCAGATGTAGAGGCGATTGCAGATAAGTTCAG ACTGTCAACTTGTGGGATAATTCTAAGACAATTAATGCCTTGTTATCTGGGAGATGAAGCTGCGATGTGTTGCTtgctaaaaa TCCAAAGTCGGGGATCACAGCAAGGGTCAAATTCAATGGAACATGGGAGGAACTCTCAGTTTTCACTGAGATTGAGAATGGTGACAGACCTCACCAAAATG GATTCTCTAGAGGTGCATGTTGATGCAGCAGAAACCCTTTGTGCTATAACAAGGCTTGCTCCACCTGGACTTGCTACTAAAATCTGTAATCCGAG TTTTATACAAAGATTGCTTCAGCATGCTATGGAAGACTCTCAACGAAAATCTGTTCTCACTAGCTCATTATCGGTTTGCATCTCTTTGTTAGACCGTGAGagggaagctttgagaacaaaTGCATGTACTGGTGAACACCAGCCTGCTCATGGATCTACAATTACTGTTAATAACAAGATTGTTGTGGCCATGCTCGACAGCCTAG GTGATTTGCTGAAACTTTTAGATGTTTCATCGGCGGACAATATGTTGTTAACTACATATGGCAAGTTACAGCCACCACTTGGAAAACATCGTTTGAAGATTGTAGAGTTCATTTCAGTATTACTGTCAGTTCGTAGTCAAGCTGCTGAGAAGGAATTGATTCGTATTGCAGCAATACAAAAAGTCTTAGACTTGTTTTTTAA GTACCCATATAACAATTTTTTGCATCACCACATAGAGAACATAATCGTATCATGTTTGGAAAGCAAAAATGGGCCTCTTGTACAACATCTTCTTTGTGAATGTGATCTTGTTGGAAAAATACTTGAAGCAGAAAAGAATTTCACACTGGCCGCTGATTCATTTATGCCAACAATTCCTGCTAAGGGTAGATCCCCACCCAGGAACGGCAATATTGGACATTTGACATGTATATCCAACAAAATCATTCAACTGGGAAACAACAATAGGGAGATTCAGGCATATCTGCAG GAAAACAGTGTCTGGACTGAATGGCATACAGAAGTCCTATTAAAGCGTAATGCAGTGGAGAATGTCTCCCAGTGGGCGTGCGGGTATGTTTTGCAATTGCATATTCCGAGTCAAGATGCACCACCAATCTGA
- the LOC133732374 gene encoding uncharacterized protein LOC133732374 isoform X2, producing the protein MATLSCSYSLHPLSSSSASSSSSSSFSTSLTLPQHQQQQTEFPTRPEFPLLLFRCSASLKPEVITEPTRLFVQPILLLTTGFNTPLDTQTFLATISVLAAIALSLFLGLKGDPVPCERCAGNGGTKCVFCNNGKMKLETGLVDCKVCKGAGISISLQQRCQEDHAIPPLR; encoded by the exons ATGGCCACACTTTCCTGCTCCTACTCTCTTcatcctctttcttcttcttctgcttcttcttcttcttcttcttctttttcaacgTCTCTCACTCTCCCGCAACATCAACAACAGCAGACCGAATTCCCAACAAGACCTGAATTCCCATTACTGCTGTTCCGCTGCTCTGCCTCTCTTAAACCCGAAGTCATTACAGAACCAACAAGGCTCTTTGTCCAACCCATTCTCCTTTTAACTACTGGCTTTAACACACCCTTGGACACCCAAACCTTTCTTGCCACTATCAGTGTCTTGGCGGCCATTGCTCTCTCCCTCTTTCTCGGTCTTAAG GGTGACCCTGTGCCTTGCGAGAGGTGTGCTGGCAATG GTGGTACAAAATGTGTCTTCTGTAACAATGGTAAAATGAAGCTAGAAACAGGCTTGGTTGATTGCAAAGTGTGCAAGGGCGCAG GAATATCGATCTCGCTCCAACAACGATGTCAAGAAGACCACGCAATTCCTCCTCTCCGGTAA
- the LOC133732374 gene encoding uncharacterized protein LOC133732374 isoform X1, whose translation MATLSCSYSLHPLSSSSASSSSSSSFSTSLTLPQHQQQQTEFPTRPEFPLLLFRCSASLKPEVITEPTRLFVQPILLLTTGFNTPLDTQTFLATISVLAAIALSLFLGLKGDPVPCERCAGNGGTKCVFCNNGKMKLETGLVDCKVCKGADEIYLCRIGTLQEMCRFWIFSTVVNWGF comes from the exons ATGGCCACACTTTCCTGCTCCTACTCTCTTcatcctctttcttcttcttctgcttcttcttcttcttcttcttctttttcaacgTCTCTCACTCTCCCGCAACATCAACAACAGCAGACCGAATTCCCAACAAGACCTGAATTCCCATTACTGCTGTTCCGCTGCTCTGCCTCTCTTAAACCCGAAGTCATTACAGAACCAACAAGGCTCTTTGTCCAACCCATTCTCCTTTTAACTACTGGCTTTAACACACCCTTGGACACCCAAACCTTTCTTGCCACTATCAGTGTCTTGGCGGCCATTGCTCTCTCCCTCTTTCTCGGTCTTAAG GGTGACCCTGTGCCTTGCGAGAGGTGTGCTGGCAATG GTGGTACAAAATGTGTCTTCTGTAACAATGGTAAAATGAAGCTAGAAACAGGCTTGGTTGATTGCAAAGTGTGCAAGGGCGCAG ATGAAATCTATCTTTGTAGGATTGGTACTTTGCAAGAAATGTGCAGGTTCTGGATATTCTCGACGGTTGTGAACTGGGGTTTTTAG
- the LOC133732374 gene encoding uncharacterized protein LOC133732374 isoform X3: MATLSCSYSLHPLSSSSASSSSSSSFSTSLTLPQHQQQQTEFPTRPEFPLLLFRCSASLKPEVITEPTRLFVQPILLLTTGFNTPLDTQTFLATISVLAAIALSLFLGLKGDPVPCERCAGNGGTKCVFCNNGKMKLETGLVDCKVCKGAGLVLCKKCAGSGYSRRL, encoded by the exons ATGGCCACACTTTCCTGCTCCTACTCTCTTcatcctctttcttcttcttctgcttcttcttcttcttcttcttctttttcaacgTCTCTCACTCTCCCGCAACATCAACAACAGCAGACCGAATTCCCAACAAGACCTGAATTCCCATTACTGCTGTTCCGCTGCTCTGCCTCTCTTAAACCCGAAGTCATTACAGAACCAACAAGGCTCTTTGTCCAACCCATTCTCCTTTTAACTACTGGCTTTAACACACCCTTGGACACCCAAACCTTTCTTGCCACTATCAGTGTCTTGGCGGCCATTGCTCTCTCCCTCTTTCTCGGTCTTAAG GGTGACCCTGTGCCTTGCGAGAGGTGTGCTGGCAATG GTGGTACAAAATGTGTCTTCTGTAACAATGGTAAAATGAAGCTAGAAACAGGCTTGGTTGATTGCAAAGTGTGCAAGGGCGCAG GATTGGTACTTTGCAAGAAATGTGCAGGTTCTGGATATTCTCGACGGTTGTGA